A single Streptomyces sp. 2114.4 DNA region contains:
- a CDS encoding LUD domain-containing protein — protein MSSRDVVLARVRQALADVPAGERPGGEGRGGPPVARGYRRVHGARTQEQTVDLLAENLADYRAIVHRTDAEGLPGLIGRLLAERGARSVLVPTGLDASWTSGADVALVEDRASSTARELDLVDSVLTGCAVAIAETGTLILDAGPDQGRRRITLVPDHHLCVVRVPDQVVGSVPEALPRVAPDRPLTWISGPSATSDIELDRVEGVHGPRTLEVILLAAAPEAD, from the coding sequence GTGAGCAGTCGGGACGTGGTGTTGGCGCGGGTGCGGCAGGCGCTGGCGGATGTGCCGGCCGGTGAGCGGCCGGGCGGCGAGGGGCGGGGCGGTCCGCCGGTGGCACGGGGCTACCGGCGGGTGCACGGGGCCCGGACACAAGAACAGACCGTGGATCTGCTCGCGGAGAATCTCGCGGACTACCGGGCGATCGTGCACCGCACCGATGCCGAGGGGCTGCCCGGGCTGATCGGCCGGCTGCTGGCGGAGCGCGGGGCGCGCTCGGTGCTGGTCCCGACGGGCCTGGACGCCTCCTGGACGAGCGGGGCCGACGTCGCCCTCGTCGAGGACCGTGCGTCGAGCACGGCCCGTGAACTCGACCTCGTGGACAGTGTGCTGACCGGCTGTGCGGTGGCCATCGCGGAGACCGGAACCCTGATCTTGGACGCGGGCCCCGATCAGGGCAGACGCCGGATCACCCTGGTGCCGGATCACCACCTCTGTGTGGTCCGCGTCCCTGACCAGGTGGTCGGCTCGGTGCCGGAGGCGCTGCCACGGGTGGCACCGGACCGCCCGCTGACCTGGATCTCCGGCCCGTCCGCGACCAGCGACATCGAACTCGACCGGGTGGAGGGGGTGCACGGGCCGCGGACGCTGGAGGTGATTCTGCTGGCGGCGGCACCGGAAGCGGACTGA
- a CDS encoding ABC transporter ATP-binding protein, producing the protein MRSDEPQWTPPPKDPGKPVQLRRILALFRPYRARLALVGLLVGASSLVSVASPFLLREILDVAIPGRRTGLLTLLALGMIATAVTTSVFGVLQTLLSTTVGQRVMHDLRTAVYAKLQQMPLAFFTRTRTGEVQSRIANDIGGMQATVTSTATSLVSNLTSVIATVCAMLALDWRLTVVSLLLLPLFVWISRRVGNERKKITTRRQKQMAAMSAMVTESLSVSGILLGRTMGRADSLTQNFADESERLVDLEVRANMAGRWRMATIGIVMAAMPALIYWAAGMVLQLGGPVFSLGTLVAFVSLQQGLLRPTVSLLSTGVQMQTSLALFQRIFEYLDLPVAIIEPAEPVRIPAPRGELRFEHVRFCYDPEAAPTLDGIDLTVPAGTSLAVVGPTGSGKSTLSYLVPRLYDVTGGRVTLDGTDVRDLDFDTLARSVGVVSQETYLFHASVADNLRFAKPDATDEEIARAARAAQIHDHIAALPDGYDTLVGERGHRFSGGEKQRLAIARTILRDPPVLVLDEATSALDTHTEHAVQQAIDELSAGRTTLTIAHRLSTVRDADQIVVLDAGRIAERGTHDELLAADGRYAALVRRDAHLTPTDDQMMAP; encoded by the coding sequence ATGCGCAGCGACGAACCCCAGTGGACCCCACCGCCCAAGGACCCGGGAAAGCCGGTCCAGTTGCGGCGGATCCTCGCGCTCTTCCGCCCCTACCGCGCCCGGCTGGCCCTCGTCGGCCTGCTCGTCGGCGCCTCCTCGCTGGTCTCGGTCGCCTCGCCCTTTCTCCTCCGCGAGATCCTGGACGTGGCGATACCCGGCCGGCGCACCGGCCTGCTGACCCTGCTCGCCCTCGGCATGATCGCCACCGCCGTCACCACCAGCGTCTTCGGCGTCCTGCAGACCCTGCTGTCCACCACTGTCGGCCAGCGCGTCATGCACGACCTGCGCACCGCCGTCTACGCCAAACTCCAGCAGATGCCGCTGGCCTTCTTCACCCGCACCCGTACCGGCGAGGTCCAGTCCCGGATCGCCAACGACATCGGCGGCATGCAGGCGACGGTCACCTCCACCGCCACCTCCCTGGTCTCCAACCTGACCTCCGTCATCGCCACCGTCTGCGCGATGCTCGCCCTCGACTGGCGGCTGACCGTCGTCTCGCTGCTGCTGCTTCCGCTCTTCGTCTGGATCAGCCGCCGGGTCGGCAACGAACGCAAGAAGATCACCACCCGGCGGCAGAAGCAGATGGCCGCGATGTCCGCGATGGTCACCGAATCCCTCTCGGTCAGTGGCATCCTGCTCGGCCGCACGATGGGCCGAGCCGACTCCCTCACCCAGAACTTCGCCGACGAGTCCGAGCGCCTGGTCGACCTGGAGGTCCGCGCCAACATGGCCGGCCGCTGGCGGATGGCCACCATCGGGATCGTGATGGCCGCCATGCCCGCGCTGATCTACTGGGCGGCGGGCATGGTCCTCCAGCTCGGCGGCCCGGTCTTCTCCCTCGGCACCCTGGTGGCCTTCGTCTCCCTCCAGCAGGGCCTGCTGCGGCCGACCGTCTCGCTGCTGTCCACCGGCGTGCAGATGCAGACCTCACTGGCGCTCTTCCAGCGCATCTTCGAATACCTCGACCTGCCGGTCGCCATCATCGAACCCGCCGAGCCGGTCCGTATCCCGGCGCCGCGCGGCGAGCTCCGCTTCGAGCACGTCCGGTTCTGCTACGACCCCGAGGCCGCCCCCACCCTCGACGGCATCGACCTGACCGTCCCGGCCGGCACCAGCCTCGCCGTCGTCGGCCCCACCGGCAGCGGCAAGAGCACCCTGAGCTACCTCGTACCGCGGCTCTACGACGTGACCGGAGGCCGGGTCACCCTCGACGGCACGGACGTCCGTGACCTCGACTTCGACACCCTCGCCCGCTCGGTCGGCGTGGTCTCCCAGGAGACCTACCTCTTCCACGCCTCGGTCGCCGACAACCTCCGCTTCGCCAAGCCCGACGCCACCGACGAGGAGATCGCCCGCGCCGCCAGGGCCGCCCAGATCCACGACCACATCGCCGCCCTGCCCGATGGCTACGACACCCTCGTCGGCGAGCGCGGCCACCGCTTCTCCGGCGGCGAGAAACAGCGCCTCGCCATCGCCCGCACCATCCTGCGCGACCCGCCCGTCCTCGTCCTGGACGAAGCGACCAGCGCCCTGGACACCCACACCGAACACGCCGTCCAGCAGGCCATCGACGAGCTGTCCGCGGGCCGCACCACCCTCACCATCGCGCACCGCCTCTCCACGGTCCGCGACGCCGACCAGATCGTCGTGCTGGACGCCGGCCGGATCGCCGAGCGTGGCACCCATGACGAACTGCTCGCCGCCGACGGGCGCTATGCGGCGCTGGTACGGCGTGACGCACACCTCACCCCCACCGACGATCAGATGATGGCCCCGTAA
- a CDS encoding alpha-amylase family protein: MQQRSRVLGGALAGVLAAAGLATFAPWSSQAAPPGEKTVTATLFEWKYTEVAKACRTQLGPAGYGYVEVSPASEHIQGDQWWTSYQPVSYKIAGRLGDRKAFASMVSACHGAGVKVIADAVINHMAAGSGTGTGGTRYTKYHYPGYYQDQDFHGCRKSITDYTNRDDVQNCELVGLADLDTGSDHVRTTVAQYLDDLRSLGVDGFRVDAAKHISATDLAAVKGTMRDPGYWVQEVIHGAGEAVQPEEYTGVGDVDEFRYGTHLKSAFQSGNLAQLKSVADGKLGSDKARTFVDNWDTERNGSTLTYKDGAAYTLANVFMLASPYGSPNVYSGYEWTDKDAGPPGGSDGWTSEHAKQAITGMVGFRNAVGSAELTNWWDNGGSALAFGRGGKGFVALNNGDAELHRTFATSLPAGTYCNVVAAAPSSCEGHTVTVGDEGKARLSVPAKGAVALHVTR; this comes from the coding sequence ATGCAGCAACGTTCCCGTGTGCTGGGCGGGGCGCTGGCCGGCGTGCTGGCCGCGGCCGGCCTCGCCACCTTCGCGCCGTGGTCCTCCCAGGCAGCCCCACCCGGTGAAAAGACCGTCACCGCCACCCTGTTCGAGTGGAAGTACACGGAGGTCGCCAAGGCCTGCCGCACTCAACTGGGCCCGGCCGGCTACGGCTATGTCGAGGTCTCGCCCGCCTCCGAGCACATCCAGGGCGACCAGTGGTGGACCTCGTACCAGCCCGTCAGCTACAAGATTGCCGGACGGCTGGGCGACCGGAAGGCCTTCGCCTCGATGGTCAGCGCCTGCCACGGCGCGGGCGTCAAGGTCATCGCCGACGCCGTCATCAACCACATGGCGGCCGGCTCCGGTACTGGCACCGGCGGCACCCGGTACACCAAGTACCACTACCCGGGTTACTACCAGGACCAGGACTTCCACGGCTGCCGGAAGAGCATCACCGACTACACCAACCGCGACGACGTCCAGAACTGCGAACTCGTCGGGCTCGCCGACCTCGACACCGGCAGCGACCACGTCCGCACCACGGTCGCCCAGTACCTCGACGACCTGCGGTCGCTGGGCGTGGACGGCTTCCGGGTGGACGCCGCCAAGCACATCTCCGCCACCGACCTCGCCGCCGTCAAGGGCACGATGCGCGACCCGGGCTACTGGGTGCAGGAGGTCATCCACGGAGCCGGCGAGGCGGTGCAGCCCGAGGAGTACACCGGCGTGGGCGATGTCGACGAGTTCCGCTACGGCACCCACCTCAAGAGCGCCTTTCAGAGCGGCAACCTCGCCCAGCTGAAGTCCGTCGCCGACGGCAAGCTCGGCAGCGACAAGGCCCGCACCTTCGTCGACAACTGGGACACCGAGCGCAACGGCTCCACGCTGACCTACAAGGACGGCGCCGCCTACACCCTCGCCAACGTCTTCATGCTGGCCTCGCCCTACGGCTCGCCGAACGTCTACTCCGGCTACGAGTGGACCGACAAGGACGCCGGACCGCCCGGCGGCAGCGACGGCTGGACCAGCGAACACGCCAAGCAGGCGATCACCGGGATGGTGGGCTTCCGCAACGCGGTGGGCTCGGCGGAGCTGACCAACTGGTGGGACAACGGGGGCAGCGCCCTCGCCTTCGGCCGGGGCGGCAAGGGATTCGTGGCCCTCAACAACGGCGACGCCGAGCTGCACCGGACCTTTGCGACCTCACTGCCCGCCGGCACGTACTGCAATGTCGTCGCCGCCGCGCCGTCCTCGTGCGAAGGCCACACGGTCACCGTCGGGGACGAAGGGAAGGCACGGCTCTCGGTCCCGGCCAAGGGAGCGGTGGCGCTGCACGTCACCCGCTGA
- a CDS encoding lactate utilization protein B has product MSGTYLGMPAFPRAAATATRDTRLRANLTHATHTIRDKRAKAVAELDDWAELRAAGAAVKDRTLRHLDHYLERLEAAVTAAGGQVHWALDADEANRIVTRLVRETGETEVVKVKSMATQEIGLNEALAGAGIRAYETDLAELIVQLGHDLPSHILVPAIHRNRSEIRDIFRREMAAWGRPAPEGLADSPAELAEAARLHLRDKFLSAKVGISGANFMVAETGTLVVVESEGNGRMCLTLPETLISVVGIEKVVPSWQDLEIFLQLLPRSSTAERMNPYTSTWTGTTDGDGPRTFHLVLLDNGRTDTLADTVGRQALRCIRCSACLNVCPVYERAGGHAYGSPYPGPIGAILTPQLRGLAGPLEASLPYASSLCGACYEVCPVAIDIPEVLVHLRERVVQGGPVTLGGTRTVLQPAKGHAAERAAMRAAGWVFDHPGALRTGMRLAARTRRLHPRRLPGPGRAWSRTRDLPEVPAESFRDWWQRTRGMSSGRGTSAEPGVAAEPGTAAEPGTSSGPGTTSGPGTTSGPGTTSGPGTTSGPGTSSEQRGNARGDAE; this is encoded by the coding sequence GTGAGCGGGACCTACCTGGGTATGCCGGCCTTCCCCCGTGCCGCGGCCACCGCCACCCGCGACACCCGGCTGCGCGCCAACCTCACCCATGCCACGCACACCATCCGCGACAAACGGGCCAAGGCCGTTGCGGAGCTGGACGACTGGGCGGAGCTGCGGGCCGCGGGCGCCGCGGTGAAGGACCGTACGCTGCGCCATCTCGATCACTATTTGGAGCGGCTGGAGGCCGCGGTCACCGCCGCGGGCGGGCAGGTCCACTGGGCTCTCGACGCCGACGAGGCCAACCGGATCGTCACCCGGCTGGTGCGGGAGACCGGCGAGACGGAGGTCGTCAAGGTCAAGTCGATGGCGACACAGGAGATCGGGCTCAACGAGGCCTTGGCCGGGGCCGGTATCCGCGCGTACGAGACGGATCTGGCCGAGCTGATCGTGCAGCTCGGCCACGATCTGCCGTCGCACATCCTGGTCCCGGCGATCCACCGCAACCGCTCCGAGATCCGCGACATCTTCCGCCGTGAGATGGCCGCCTGGGGCCGCCCGGCACCCGAAGGGCTGGCCGACTCCCCCGCCGAGCTCGCCGAGGCGGCGCGGCTGCATCTGCGGGACAAGTTCCTGTCCGCGAAGGTCGGGATCTCGGGGGCCAACTTCATGGTCGCGGAGACCGGCACCCTGGTCGTCGTGGAATCCGAGGGCAATGGCCGGATGTGTCTGACCCTCCCCGAGACGCTGATCTCCGTCGTCGGCATCGAGAAGGTGGTGCCCAGCTGGCAGGACCTGGAGATCTTTCTGCAGCTGCTGCCCCGTTCCTCCACCGCCGAGCGGATGAATCCGTACACCTCCACCTGGACGGGCACCACGGACGGCGACGGGCCGCGGACCTTCCATCTGGTGCTGCTCGACAACGGGCGCACCGACACCCTCGCCGACACCGTCGGGCGACAGGCGCTGCGCTGCATCCGCTGCTCGGCGTGTCTGAACGTCTGCCCGGTGTACGAGCGGGCCGGCGGGCATGCGTACGGCTCGCCCTACCCCGGCCCGATCGGCGCCATCCTCACCCCGCAACTGCGCGGGCTGGCAGGCCCCTTGGAGGCGTCGCTGCCGTACGCCTCATCGCTGTGCGGGGCCTGCTACGAGGTGTGCCCGGTGGCCATCGACATCCCCGAGGTGCTGGTGCATCTGCGGGAGCGGGTCGTGCAGGGCGGGCCGGTCACCCTGGGCGGGACGCGCACCGTTCTCCAGCCGGCCAAGGGGCATGCCGCGGAGCGGGCCGCGATGCGCGCGGCGGGCTGGGTTTTCGATCACCCGGGCGCGCTGCGAACCGGGATGCGGCTGGCGGCTCGCACCCGGCGGCTGCATCCGCGGCGGCTGCCGGGGCCGGGCCGCGCCTGGTCGCGGACGCGTGATCTGCCCGAGGTGCCGGCTGAGTCCTTCCGCGACTGGTGGCAGCGCACCCGCGGTATGTCGTCGGGGCGTGGTACGTCGGCGGAGCCCGGTGTGGCGGCCGAGCCCGGTACCGCGGCGGAGCCCGGCACGTCGTCGGGCCCCGGTACGACGTCGGGCCCCGGTACGACGTCGGGCCCCGGTACGACGTCTGGCCCCGGTACGACGTCTGGCCCCGGTACGTCGTCGGAGCAGCGAGGGAACGCCAGAGGAGACGCCGAGTGA
- a CDS encoding NUDIX hydrolase, with protein MNQIAADTYLAAAVVVHDARVLIVRRSYRERFLPGAWGVPCGKLDRGELAEAGALRELKEETGILGTIVAHTGSSGFLSDYQGRRVHNHQENFIVRPLTLEVVLPSADQAYAWARPADLAGIGVDAYNLGVIRQALGGRLDAAGIHAMTARFGRLAPPPFNSPKNLPGSRVRQGRRPVTAESWAADPPARRRRP; from the coding sequence ATGAACCAGATTGCAGCAGACACTTATCTGGCCGCGGCGGTGGTGGTGCACGATGCTCGTGTGCTGATCGTGCGCCGTAGCTACCGCGAGCGTTTTCTGCCCGGCGCGTGGGGCGTGCCGTGCGGGAAGCTCGATCGAGGGGAGTTGGCCGAAGCCGGCGCCTTGCGCGAGCTGAAGGAAGAGACCGGGATCCTCGGCACCATTGTCGCGCACACCGGATCCTCCGGTTTCCTGAGCGACTATCAGGGCCGCCGGGTCCACAACCACCAGGAGAACTTCATCGTCCGCCCCTTGACGCTCGAGGTCGTCCTGCCCAGTGCGGATCAGGCCTATGCGTGGGCGCGGCCCGCCGACCTGGCCGGGATCGGGGTGGACGCCTACAACCTCGGGGTGATCCGCCAGGCACTCGGCGGCCGGCTCGACGCCGCGGGGATCCATGCCATGACGGCCCGCTTCGGGCGCCTGGCGCCACCCCCTTTCAATAGCCCAAAGAACCTGCCAGGGAGTCGAGTTCGGCAAGGTAGACGGCCGGTGACAGCGGAGTCTTGGGCGGCGGATCCACCCGCTCGGCGCCGCCGGCCCTGA
- a CDS encoding MFS transporter: MTPPARPVRQLLAASVGNAVEWYDWYTYTFLATYIAAQIFPMGAANSLVPLLSTFAVFAVGFFMRPVGGLLMGAVADRRGRRAALTVTILLMGGSSLLVGLTPTYAAAGILAPVVLVLARLLQGLSVGGEFAASTTFLVESAGPGRRGLFSSFQYVSTTIGQLVASGVAAMLVANLAPATMGSWGWRVPFVLGALLSLVGFWVRRGARETLPQALNSVRAEKTPIEEQAKASRPGLFEALRRHPRESLLICGITAGGTLAYYTWTSYLPTYAELNAGVEKADALLAGTLSLTFFAVLQPLAGILSDRIGRKPLLLMFGIGFAVLIVPLLRMLDDSFVTLLLVQCAGMILLSGFTAVSAAVNAETFPARVRAAGIGFPYSLTVALFGGTAPYAGTLFKDMGHAGLFPVYVAVLCLVSSAVYLRLPETAHSPLER; the protein is encoded by the coding sequence ATGACCCCTCCGGCGCGTCCTGTGCGGCAGCTGCTCGCCGCCTCGGTCGGCAATGCGGTTGAATGGTACGATTGGTACACATATACCTTTCTGGCCACGTATATCGCCGCGCAGATCTTTCCCATGGGCGCGGCGAATTCGCTGGTGCCGCTGCTCTCGACGTTCGCGGTCTTCGCGGTGGGATTCTTCATGCGGCCCGTCGGCGGACTGTTGATGGGCGCGGTCGCCGACCGGCGCGGGCGCCGTGCGGCGCTGACGGTGACCATTCTGCTGATGGGCGGCAGCAGCCTGCTGGTGGGACTGACGCCGACGTACGCTGCCGCCGGGATCCTCGCACCGGTCGTCCTCGTCCTGGCCAGGCTGCTGCAAGGGCTGTCGGTGGGCGGGGAGTTCGCTGCCTCGACCACGTTCCTTGTGGAGTCGGCCGGGCCGGGGCGGCGAGGGCTCTTCTCCAGCTTCCAGTATGTGTCGACGACCATCGGCCAGCTCGTCGCTTCCGGCGTCGCGGCGATGCTCGTCGCGAATCTCGCGCCCGCCACCATGGGCAGCTGGGGCTGGCGGGTCCCGTTCGTGCTGGGCGCGCTCCTGAGCCTCGTGGGCTTCTGGGTCCGGCGCGGCGCGCGCGAGACGCTTCCCCAAGCTCTCAACTCCGTTCGAGCAGAGAAGACCCCCATCGAGGAGCAGGCGAAGGCGTCCCGGCCAGGCCTCTTCGAGGCGTTGCGCCGCCATCCGCGTGAGTCGCTGCTGATCTGCGGAATCACGGCGGGCGGCACCCTCGCGTACTACACGTGGACGTCGTATCTGCCGACGTACGCCGAGCTCAACGCCGGGGTGGAGAAAGCGGACGCGCTGCTGGCGGGCACCCTCTCGCTGACGTTCTTTGCCGTGCTCCAGCCCCTCGCGGGCATCCTCTCCGACCGGATCGGGCGCAAGCCGCTGCTGCTGATGTTCGGGATCGGCTTCGCTGTGCTGATCGTGCCGCTGCTGCGCATGCTCGACGACTCGTTCGTCACGCTGCTACTCGTGCAGTGTGCGGGCATGATCCTGCTGAGCGGCTTCACGGCGGTCTCGGCGGCCGTGAACGCGGAGACGTTCCCGGCACGGGTGCGCGCCGCAGGAATCGGTTTCCCCTACTCGCTCACCGTTGCGCTCTTCGGCGGCACGGCGCCTTATGCCGGCACGCTGTTCAAGGACATGGGGCACGCCGGTTTGTTCCCCGTGTACGTAGCCGTACTGTGCCTGGTCTCCTCCGCCGTCTACCTTCGACTGCCCGAGACCGCTCACAGCCCGCTGGAGCGGTGA
- a CDS encoding (Fe-S)-binding protein yields the protein MRVALFVTCINDMLHPRTGQAVVALLERLGVEVGFPAEQSCCGQPQFNTGYRQAAEPLMRRFDRAFKDYEYVVTPSGSCAAMVRDNYPRIAAKAAAEGRGRGLVDAAAVAVPKTYELTEFLVDVLKVEDVGAYFPHAVTYHPTCHGLRMLGLGDRPRRLLEHVEGLELRELPGAEECCGFGGTFAVKNPAVSAAMGADKVRHVLSTGAEAVCAIDNSCLLHIGGTLSRRGAPVRPVHIAEILASTASTEGRVR from the coding sequence GTGCGCGTAGCACTGTTCGTCACCTGTATCAACGACATGCTCCATCCGCGAACGGGGCAGGCGGTGGTGGCGCTGCTGGAGCGGCTGGGGGTGGAGGTCGGTTTCCCGGCCGAGCAGAGCTGCTGTGGCCAGCCGCAGTTCAACACCGGGTACCGGCAGGCGGCCGAGCCGCTGATGCGCCGCTTCGACCGGGCGTTCAAGGACTACGAGTACGTGGTCACCCCGTCCGGTTCGTGTGCGGCGATGGTGCGGGACAACTACCCGCGGATCGCGGCGAAGGCGGCCGCCGAAGGGCGTGGGCGGGGACTCGTCGATGCGGCGGCCGTCGCGGTGCCCAAGACGTACGAGCTGACCGAGTTTCTGGTGGATGTACTGAAGGTGGAGGATGTCGGTGCCTATTTTCCGCACGCCGTCACCTACCACCCCACCTGTCACGGCCTGCGGATGCTGGGGCTGGGCGACCGGCCGCGCCGGCTGCTGGAGCACGTCGAGGGGCTGGAGCTGCGGGAGCTGCCGGGCGCCGAGGAGTGCTGCGGGTTCGGCGGCACCTTCGCGGTGAAGAACCCGGCGGTCTCGGCGGCGATGGGCGCCGACAAAGTCCGCCACGTCCTCTCCACCGGTGCCGAGGCCGTCTGCGCGATCGACAACTCCTGTCTGCTGCACATCGGCGGCACCCTCAGCCGCCGGGGCGCGCCGGTCCGCCCGGTCCATATCGCCGAGATCCTGGCCAGTACGGCCAGTACGGAAGGGCGCGTGCGGTGA
- a CDS encoding MarR family winged helix-turn-helix transcriptional regulator, protein MPSPEPTVSTTNLAEQLVRLTRRMHRAQKHHLEHLDIAFTPAQSRLLRIVDHYRDTPPRMADLAERLEVVPRAVTTLVDALEAHGAVRRVPDPANRRVVRIELTDTGRSTLRALRSARRAAAEEILAPLTAGQRDVLGGLLSTLVDDPDRPHRPDRPDRPR, encoded by the coding sequence ATGCCCTCCCCCGAGCCGACGGTCAGCACCACCAACCTCGCCGAGCAACTGGTACGGCTGACCCGCCGGATGCACCGCGCCCAGAAACACCACCTGGAGCACCTGGACATCGCCTTCACCCCCGCCCAGTCCCGGCTGCTGCGGATCGTCGACCACTACCGCGACACCCCGCCGCGGATGGCCGACCTCGCCGAGCGGCTGGAGGTGGTGCCCCGGGCGGTGACCACCCTGGTGGACGCGCTGGAGGCGCACGGCGCGGTGCGCCGGGTGCCCGATCCGGCCAACCGCCGAGTGGTGCGCATCGAGCTGACCGACACCGGCCGTTCCACGCTGCGCGCGTTGCGCAGCGCGCGGCGGGCCGCCGCGGAGGAGATCCTGGCCCCACTGACCGCCGGTCAGCGCGACGTACTCGGCGGCCTGCTGTCCACCCTGGTCGACGATCCGGACCGACCGCATCGACCGGACCGGCCGGACCGACCGCGTTGA